In Williamsia phyllosphaerae, the DNA window CGACCACCTGGACGGCGCGCATCGTGCTCATGGGGTGTTCCTTGTCTTCACAGGTTCGGGTGGGGGAGTCAGGCGGGCATGGTGAGCGCGGACAGCGGGACGAAGGTCCCGGTGTCGGACGGGGTGTCGCCCGCGGTGCGCGGACCGACCGCGTCGTCGCCGTAGCGGGTCCGGAGCAGACCGCGACAGAAGTGTGCGTTGCCGTCGATGGAGATGCGGGTCGAGCGTGCGCGTCGCAGGGCCATCGGAACGGCGTCCGGTGCGTACCCGACGCCGCGGTGATCGACCATCACCAGATCGTCTGCCTCGGTCGACAATCCGATGCTACGACGTCTCCGTAACAACGACTCGGTGATGTCGTCGGCGGGCAGGGCGTCGAGACGCACCGCCCCCAGCTCCGAGACGTCGAACTCGCGATCACACCGCAGGATCGCAGTGAGGCAACGCTCCATCGCGGCGGTGTGTGCCTTGCGGAGAAACGTCTCGCGGAGTTCGGACAGATCGTCGAGGGCCTCGTGCCGAAAGGTACCGCGGTAGCCGGCGTCGGCCGCCAGTCCGGTGTTGATGATGTCGGAGTCGTGGTGATCGTCGAGTTCCACCGTGACCGAGCCCGTCCACTCCAACGCCGTCAGTACGTCTTTGGCGTCCGACGCCATCAGATACGCGAAGTTCGGTGCACAGAACGACGTCGGCAGACGCAGGTGCACCGACACCGCGCCGTCGGCGGAGACCTCGAGGGACCGGACGAACCCGAGGTCGGTGATGGGCTCGTCGAGTTCGGGATCGATCACCACGTCGAGCGCATGCCACGCCGAGTCGCGTCGTTGCTGATCGTCCATCTCACGCACCGACCATCTCGTCGGCGCCCCGCGGTCCGACCGACGTCTCGTCGGCGGCGGCGACCTGCAGTTCGGCAGGCACCGGGATGTCGTACATCGCAGCGGCATTGAGGCCGAGGATCTTCTTCTTCTGATCCGTGGTCAGCTGCGGGTACTCACCCAACTCGTCGGGGATCTGGAAATCGACGAACGACTCGATCAGCCACCGCGGCGTCCAGATGGCGTAGTCGGAGGAGAACTGGATGCGATCCTCTCCGATCCAGTAGAGGAGTTCGCCGAGGATCTGGGCGAAGTACTTCGGTCGGCTGTGGATGAACGGCATCGCGACCGCCAACCCGGCGTGGACGTTCGGTTCCTGGGTGGCGATCCAGCAGAAGTCCTCCAGTCGCGGCAGACCGCAGTGTTCGACCACGAAGTTGAGGTCGGTGAAGTCCGACGCCACGTGGTCGACATCGGCGACATCGAACGCATCGCGGTCGAGCGGTCGGATGGTGGGGCCCTTGTGCACGTGGATGTTGCGGATGCCGAGTTCGCGACAGGCCTGGAAGTAGCGGTAGGCCCACGGGTCGTCGAGCTTGTAGCCGCGGGAGTCGCCGTGCCATTCGGCGGTGTACAGCTTCACGCCCTTGAGGTGGTACTTCTCTGCGTCGAGACGCAGTTGGTCGAGTCCCTGCTCGCCGTTGCGGGGATCGAAGTGGTGGTTGTAGGTCAGCTTGTCGGGGTGCTCGGCGGCGAGCTCGGACGCCTCATCGGTCTGCCCGAAACCCTTGTAGTAGAACTCGCCGAGGTGCGCCGGCTGAAAGATGGCGTGGTCGACGTAGCCGTCGGCGAACAGGTCCTTCATCAGGCGCTCACCGCCCTGGTAGAGGTAGTCGTCGTAGTCCCAGACCTCGCTCTCCGGCGAGAGGTTGCGGTGGTAGTCGTAGAAGCAGTCGATGAACTGCTTGCCGTGGATGTTGCGCTGGTTCTCCTCGCGCGCATCCCAGAGTGCGACGTGCGCGTCGACGATGAAGTACTTCTCGCCGTTCTTCTCGTACATGGGGGTCCCTCCTGGTTTGTGACTGGTGTCACAGGCTGTGGAGTCGACATTAGGAGGCCGATATGGCCGAACCCTGTGGTCGGTGTCTCAATCTGAGACGCGCCACCGCCGTCAGCCGCGGCGTCGCCGTGGTCCCCTCTTGTAACGTGGATCACATCGGGTGATGCGCCCGTGGTGGAGGTGTGGCGGTGTCCGAGAGGTTGCCGGAGCGGGCGAGGCAGGGTGCCGTCGTGTTCGGGTCCGCCGCGGACGTGCCACGTCGTCTGCTCGCGTCGTGGCAGCGCAGCGAGGAGTACGGGGTCTCGCTCGACTCGGTCGAACCGGTGTTCACCGGTACCGACGACCTCGGATCGCTGTTCTTCGAATGTGGCAACGAAGTCCTCATGGACCTGCACCGGACGCTGGCCACCGAGCCGGTCAGCATGATGCTCACCGACGCCGACGGTGTCGTGCTGAGCCGGATGAGTGGCGACCACTCGTTGCTGCGCGCTCTCGACGACGTCCATCTCGCACCGGGTTTCGCCTACTCCGAACGGGAGGTGGGCACGAACGGTCTGGGGCTGGCCCTGGCCGACCGTGTCCCGACCCTGGTCAGGGCCGATCAGCACTACGCGCAGAACCTGTGCTCGTTCACGTGCGCGGCGGTGCCGGTCATCGAACCCGTGTCCGGGCGTCTCGAGGGCAGCGTCAATCTCACGACGTGGTCGAGGTCGTCGAGCGAGCTGCTCCTGGCGTTGGCCCGGTCGGCGGCGAGCACCACCGCGGCGCTGATGCTCGCGCGGACCTCCGGCCGGACATCGCGCCCGACGCCGCGCGGCCGTGTGTTCCGGGTCGAGGTCCCGCGCCTCGAACCCGGTTCGGGAACCGTCCACTCGCTGTCCGACGCGTGGAACGAAGCGGTCTCGGCCGCCGAGGGGGCGATGTCGACGGGCAACGTCGTCGCGGCCATCGGCGAGCCCGGCGCAGGCAGGTCGACAGCGCTCGCACAGGCCGCCCGCCATGTGCACCCCCGGGATCGGATCCTCTCGGCCGAGGCCCCGGCGCCGTCGGATCTGCAGACCTGGCTCGGCCTGTGGACACCCGAACTGGGCAAGTCGCACACCGCGGTCATCGTGCGAGACGTGGACTCGCTGCCCATCTGGGTCGCCGATCAGCTGGCCGAACTCGTTGTGCGATCGCGGACCCAGTCGGTACTGCCGTTCGCGATGAGCGCCGAGCGTTTCGAGGACATCCCGCCACCGCTGGCCGCTCTGGTCGACACGGTGGTCGCGATCCCACCGTTGCGCGAGCGCAGCGCCGACGTGCTTCCGCTGGCGCACCACATGGCGACCAGGGCGCGCGGTCGTGATGTCGTCATCGCGCCCGCGGCGGGGCGGGCCCTGCAGGGCTTCGACTGGCCCGGCAACGTCGCTCAGTTGACGCGGGTGATCTCGCATGCAACGAGTCGTGCCGACGTGATCGACGTGTCGGGCCTGCCGCACGAGGTCCTCGCCGGGTCGGCGCGGCACCTGTCGCGGATCGAGGCGTTCGAACGGGGCGAGATCATCCGGGTCCTCGCCACCGGCAACCCGACCATGGCCGACGCGGCCCACGAACTGGGGATGAGTCGGGCGACCCTCTACCGCAAGGTCGGTCAGTACAACATCCGCGTCGCGCGCGACCGATAAATCGTTCCCGCTCCCGAGAGCAGGTTCCGAAATTCGCTCTTGCCCTCGTCGGTACATGTACGTACCGTGGGCCCGGTACAAACGTGTACCAAGGGAGGCGCGATGAGCACGCGAACGATCGGCGCAGCGGACGACACCGTGGTGCTGCCGCCGGGCACGGCGATGCCCGGTCTCCTGCAGGGGATCTCGGCGCTCCGTGACCGCCGCGCCGCGCTGATGCGATTGCGGGATCGTGTCGGTCCCGACTTCACCATCAAGCTGCCGACCTTCGGGACCGTCGTGGTCATCAGCGAGCCGGACGAGGTCCGCCAGATCTTCAAGACGCGGCCCGAGGATCTCGATCAGATCGAGGCGAATCTCGGCCGCGTCCTGGGCCCGAACTCGTTGTTCGCGCTCGAGGGCCGCCGGCACAAGGATCAGCGCAAGCTGTTGGTCCCGCCCTTCCACGGTCGCCGACTGGCGGGCTACGAATCGGTGATGGTCGACGAGGCGTCGCGGGAGTTCGCGGCCTGGCCGCAGGGTCGCGAGCGCAGCGTCCTCGACCCGATGATGTCGATCACGCTGAACATCATCCTGCGGGCCGTGTTCGGCGCCCAGGGCGCCGAGTTCGCCCGGTTGCGTGCCGTGATCCCGCCGATGGTCGAACTCGGCTCGAAACTGATCGTAATACCCGTGCCCACCTGGGACCTCGGCCGCTTCAGTCCGTGGGGACGGCTGAACCGGTACCGCCGCGAGTACGACGCGATCGTCGACGGACTGATCGCCACGGCCGGCGCCGATCCCGATCTCGCCGATCGCAACGACGTGCTCGCGATGATGGTCCAGAGTCGTTACGACGACGGCTCGGCGATGAGCAACGCCGAGATCTCCGACCAGTTGCTCACCCTGTTGACCGCCGGACACGAGACCACCGCGACCACGCTGGCGTGGGCGATCGAGCGGTTACGACGCCATCCGGCGATCCTCGATCGCCTGGTCGCCGAGGTGGACGCGGGTGTCGACGATCTGCTGACCGCGGTGATCCTCGAGGTGCAACGCACACGTCCGGTCATCGACTCGACGTTTCGCCAGGTGAAGGCCCCGAGCTACGCGCTCGGGCCGTGGGTGTTGCCCCGGGGGCAGAACATCATGGTCGGTATCGACCTGGTCCACACCGACGACGCCGTGTTCGTCGACGCCGCGCGCTTCGACCCCGACCGGTTCCTGGGCTCGCGACCCGACCCGCACGAGTGGATCCCGTTCGGAGGTGGCGTCCGGCGTTGCATAGGCGCCGCGTTCGCGACGATGGAACTGCACACCGTACTGCGCACGCTCCTCACCGGTTGGACCATCGAGCCGACCGCGGCACCGGACGAGAGTTGGCATTCGCGGGGTGTCGCGTTCGCGCCCGGATCGGGCGGGCGGGTCGTGGTCCGCAGACGGACCTGAGCGATCCGGCTGCCCGCCGATGCCAACCGTGCTCAACAGGTGTTGTCAACAGTCACTATTGCGTGGATCACACCGTGTTGGCGACACTTGGTCAGATGACATCGACGCAGCCGGAGTGTGTGGACGTGGTCGTCGTCGGCGCCGGGTTGTCCGGCGTCGGGGCCGCGCACCACGTTCGCGAGGCGTTTCCCGACGGGTCCTGCGTCGTCCTCGAGGCGCGTGAACGCATCGGGGGGACGTGGGATCTGTTCCGCTATCCCGGGGTGCGGTGTGACTCGGACATGCAGAGCCTCAGCTATCGCTTCCGTCCCTGGTCCTCGTCCGACTCGATCGTCTCCGGCGCCGACATCCGTGAGTACATCGAGCAGACCGCTGCCGACGACGGCACCGACGCTCGGATCCGCTTCGGTCACAAGGTGATCCGGGCGGACTTCTGCACCGAGACCGCCACCTGGACGGTCGTGGCCCTGCGCGGTCACACCGCCGTCGAGTTCACCTGCCGGTTCCTCTACCTGTGCACCGGCTATTACGACTACGAGCGCGGGCACACCCCGGAGTTACCCGGTCAGTCCGAGTTCACCGGCCCGGTGGTCCATCCGCAACAGTGGCCCGCCGACCTCGACCACGCGGGTAAGCGGGTGGTGGTGATCGGCAGCGGCGCCACCGCGATCACACTCGTGCCCGCGCTCGCGGAGACCGCCGCACACGTGGTCATGCTCCAACGATCGCCGACGTACGTGATGGCGTTCCCGCGCCGGGACACACTCGACGAGAGGCTCGGTCGCGTCATCGGGCCGCGGCGCGCCGCAGGGCTGACGCGATGGAAGAACATCGCGATCGACACCGCGCTGTACCACTCGTGCAAGCGCTGGCCGACCTACATGCGCTCGGTCATCCGCAAGGAGAACGCCGCCCAACTGCCGTCCGACTTCGACCTCGACCGACACTTCACCCCGCGTTACGACCCATGGGATCAGCGGATGTGCCTCGCCCCCGACGGCGACATCTTCGCCGTATTGTCGGACGGACGCGCCTCGATCGTCACCGACGTGATCGATGAGATCACCTCCGACGGAGTCGCATTGGCCTCGGGTGAGCACCTCGACGCCGACATCCTCGTCACCGCGACCGGATTGCAGATGCTGGCGTTCGGCGCCATCGACATCGCCGTCGACGGTGCGGCGGTGGCTCCGTCGGAGACCCTGACCTACAAGGGGATGATGCTCAGCGGGGTACCGAATCTCGTGTTCACGATCGGCTACACGAACGCCTCCTGGACGCTCAAGGCCGATCTCGTGGGGGAGCACTTCCGGCGGATGGTCGCCCACATGGACGCGCGCGGTTTCGACCATTTCGTCCCCGTCCGCCCGGACGACATGGCCGAGGAACCGTTGCTCGACTGCGAGGCCAACTACATCCTGCGGTCGATCGACACCTTCCCCCGCGCCGGTACCAGGTCGCCGTGGCAGCTGGGGATGAGCTACTTCCACGACATCGTCGCCCTGCGGTACGCCCGTCTCGGGGACCCGGCCATGCGATTCGCACGCAGTGCGCGCGCAAGCGGCCGCATCGGGAGCGTTCCTTCGTAGAATCGGTTCTCGTGACCGACACATCGCCACCGAGAACGCTGCGCATCGAGCTGCCCGAACTCACGATCACCGCCTTGACCTGGGGTCCCGACGACGGTCCGCTGGCCATCGCGCTACACGGTTATCCCGATTCGGCGTGGTCCTGGCGGCATCTCGGGCCCGCGCTGGCCGAACGTGGGTATCGCGTCGTCGCACCGTTCACCCGCGGGTACGCACCCACCGACATACCGGCCGACGGCGACTTCCACATCGGAGCGCTGATGCACGACGCCATCGGCGTGCACCATGCACTGGGCGGGGGAAGGGACGCGGTGCTGATCGGACACGACTGGGGTGCGCTGACGGCCAACGCGATCGGCGCCCACCGGAAGTCACCGTTTCGGGCCGTGGTGTCGATGTCGGTGCCGCCGGTCCCGGCGATGACGAGGTCGGATCTCGATCCGCGCACACGATTCGGTCTCCTACGCCGTCAGGCGCGCATGAGTTGGTACATCTTCTTCAACCAGATCCCGGTCGTGTCCGAGCGTTCCCTGGACCGCTTGATCCCGAAACTGTGGCGGGACTGGTCGCCCGGCCACGATGCCACCGAGGATGTCGCGCACGTGTTCGACGCGCTGCCCACGCTCGAGAACCGCAGGGCGGCACTGCAGTACTACCGGTCGGTGGCAGGCCCCGGCCGTCCCGCGGCCCGGTATCGCGAACTCCACGACTCGTGGCGGCGGGCACCGAGGGTTCCGACGCTGTACCTGCACGGCGCGGACGACGGATGCATGCGGGTCGAGCTCGTCTCGTCGGTGCGCGAGATCCTTCCCGAGGGGAGTCGGGTGGCGATCATCGACGGGGCGGGCCACTTCCTGCAGGTGGAACAGCCCGAGGCCGTGAACGCCGCGATCCTCGACTTCCTGGGCGGCTGAGACGTCCGTCAGCGTGTGACGTCCGACCGGCGGCGGGCCATCCTGACCGCGAGGACGGGCGCGCGATGCAGTTTGTCCAGCCCGACGTGACGTCGGAACTCCGCCCACGCCCAACAGAGGCCGAACACGCCCAGCGCGATACCGGTGGCGACACCGTCGGACCACGGGGCGATGACGATGATCGGTAGCACCATCAGCAGAACCGACTGGAGCACATAGGAATCGAGGCTGCGCGAGCCCACCTGACACAGCGGACGCAGCCAGTCCCGACGCCACCACCCGATCATGATGTGCAGGACGGCATACACCGCGGGGACCATGGTCCACGCCGCGACGGCGCGACCGGGACCGAAGTCGAGTTTGTCGACCAGCAGTGCGTCCGTGGTGGCCGCGGTATCGGCGGTGTGCAGCGCGATCGACACCGCGGCCCCGAGGGCGGCCACGAGCACCACCGGTATGGCTGCGCGGACCAGCAGCGGGCCCAGTTGCCGCTCGTGCCACAGCCATCCGACCACGAGGGCGGGGACGAAGATGATCTGCCACATCGCCCAGTTCTGGATCTCGGGCTGCTCGGCGGTACTCGAGATGTAGAACCACGCAGGCGAATCGACGAGTGCGACCGCGTACAGCGCGAGCGACGCGGCGAGGACCACCGGCCACGCGCCCCGTCGCAGCAGCGGCAGAACCAGAGCCGTGATCGCGATGAGGACCAGGTACAGCACCAGGATGTTGCCGCCGCCAGGGAGATACCGCAGCGTCAGCGCCCACCAGAGTCCCTGCGACCAATCGGCCACGGGCAGAAGGAACGTCAGCTCGGTGTGGCCGCCCAGCGACACCGCGACGGCCGTGAGCGCGAGCAGTACCTGACACAGGTAGATGACCGCGGCGCGGCAGATGATCCGCCGCCATGACTCGCGCAGCGACCCGGTCCGGTCCGACCAACCGCGGTGCACGATCCCCAGCAGCAGCCCCGACAGGAGCACGAAAGCCGACGCACCGTCCGCATAGGGGAACACGTGCGTCGGCTTCGCGAGATCGGTACCGAGCGCGAAATGACCGCTGACCATGCTGAAGATGGCCAGACCGCGCGTGGCGTCGATCGCACGGTCCCGGGTCATCTCGGGTGGAACGTTACCGCTTGGTGTACAGCTCCTCGATCTCGTCCCCGTGCGCCTGATGGATGACGTTGCGCTTCAGCTTCATCGTCGGGGTGATCTCGCCCGACTCGATGGTGAAGTCGGTGTCGAGGATGGTGAACTTCTTGATGGCCTCGGCCTTGGACACCTTGTTGTTCGCCGTCTTCACCGCGCCGTCGATCTCCGCGAGGAGCGTCTCGTTGTGGGTGAGGTCGGCGATCGGGGTGTCGGCGGGCAGGTTGTTGCGCTCGAGCCAGCCGGGCACGGCCTCGGGGTCGAGCGTGACCAGAGCCGCGATGAACGGCTTGTTGTCACCCACCACGAGGCACTGGCTCACCATCGGGTGCGCTCGGATCGAGTCCTCCAGCGGCGCGGGGGAGACGTTCTTGCCACCCGCGGTGACGATGAGTTCCTTCTTGCGGCCGGTGATCGAGAGGTACCCGTCGTCGAGCGCACCGATGTCGCCGGTGCGGAACCATCCGTCGACGATCGCGTCGGCGGTCGCCTCGGGGTTGTGCCAGTAGCCCTCGAACACCATGGGGCCCTTGAGCAACACCTCGCCGTCCTCGGCGATCCGGACCGAGGCCCCCGCGACCGGCCGGCCGACGGTGCCTACCTTCTGCGCGGTGGGAGTGTTCACCGTCACCGCGGCGGCGGTCTCGGACAGGCCGTAGCCCTCGTAGACGGGGATGCCCACGCCACGGAAGAAGTGACCGAGGCGATCACCGAGCGGTGCGCCGCCGGAGATGGCGTCGGTGCACTTGCCGCCGAGCGCGGCGCGGAGCTTGGAGTAGACCAGGACGTCGAACAGCTTGTGCTTGGCCTTGAGGGCGATGCCCGCGGAGCCGGTCTCCTGGCTGCGGCTGTACTCGATCGCGGTGTCGGCGGCGCGATCGAAGATCTTGCCCTTGCCGCCGTCGTAGGCCTTCTGCTTGGCGCTGTTGTAGACCTTCTCGAACACCCGGGGCACCGACAGGATGTAGCTCGGCTGGAATTTCTCGAAGTCGCTGAGCAGGTTCGTGATGTCGTTGGTGTGGCCGAGCACGACGCCGTTCTCCACCGACGCGACCGCCACGACGCGGGCGAAGATGTGGGCGAGCGGCAGGAACAGCAGCGTGGAGCGGCCCTCGGACATCATGTCGCCGATGACCTCTCGGACGCTCTTGCACTCGGCCAGGAAGTTCTCGTGCGTCAGCGCGACGCCCTTGGGGTTGCCCGTGGTACCCGAGGTGTAGACGAGCGTGGCCATGTCCGAGGACTTGATACCGCTGCGTCGTGCGTCGAGCTCGTCGTCGGCGACGTCGGCACCGCGGGCGGCCAGCGCGTCGAGGATGCCGTCCTCGATGACGAGGGTCTCCCGCAGCGACCCCGACGCCGCGTCGATGACGTCGGCGTGGGCGCTGCGCTGCGACTGGTTCTCCACGATGAGCAGCGACGTGCCCGAGTCGGAGAGGATGTACTTCACCTGATCCGACGCCGAGGTCTCGTAGATCGCGACCGTGGACGCACCCGCACGCCAGATCGCGTAGTCGAGCACCGTCCACTCGTAGCGGGTGGACGACAGGATGGCCACGCGGTCACCCGCCGCCACGCCGGCGCCGATGAGGCCCTTGGCCGCGGAATCGATCTGGTCGGCGAACTCGCGAGCCTTGACCGTCGTCCAGGTGTCGCCGGAGCGACGACGGAACAGCTCCAGGTCGGGACGCTCGCTCCGGTAGCGCAGTGGTGCGTCGATGATCGATGCATCGTCGGCGACGACGAACTTCGCGGGAGTGGTCGCTTCCAGCACGGGGGCCTCCATTTTTCCAATCGTGTCCCTGCGTCGAGAATCGGACAATTCCGACTGACGGGACGACTGTGACACAGATTACCTGTGCCACCGGTGAAGGAAACCGTAGCAACGAGCATTGAGACGGTCGTCGGCGCACGCGCCGAGTGGGCATGTTTCTCGAATAACGATCTGCCTCCTCCGGCGGCTAGAGTGCTGTGCAATGACAGATCAATCCCCGCAGCACGACGAGGACCGGGGTACCACCCACGGCCAGGTGCCGGGAAGAGCCGGAGAAGCAGTGAGCGACAGCGGGATGGAGACCACCACATCGGTCTCGTTCGCAGACCTCGACATCGAACCCCGCGTGATGCAGGCGCTCAACGATGTCGGTTACGAGACACCGTCGCCGATCCAGGCGGAGACCATCCCGCCCTTGATGGCGGGTCGCGACGTCGTCGGTTTGGCGCAGACCGGAACCGGCAAGACCGCCGCCTTCGCGATCCCGGTCCTCTCGAAGATCGCCGGTGGTGGCAAGAAGCCCCGCGCCCTCGTCCTCGCGCCGACCCGTGAGCTCGCGCTCCAGGTCGCCGAGGCGTTCGGCAAGTACGCCGCACATCTGCCCGACATCCGCGTCCTGCCGATCTACGGCGGCCAGAGCTACGGCGTCCAGCTCTCCGGTCTCCGTCGTGGTGCGCAGATCGTGGTCGGCACGCCCGGCCGCGTCATCGACCACCTCGACAAGGGCACCCTCGACATCTCCGAGCTCGACTTCCTCGTCCTCGACGAGGCCGACGAGATGCTGACGATGGGTTTCGCCGAGGACGTGGAGCGGATCCTGCGCGACACCCCGGACAGCAAGCAGGTCGCACTGTTCTCGGCGACGATGCCCAAGGCGATCGGTCGGCTGGCGCAGAAGTACCTGAAGAGCCCGGTCGAGATCACCGTCAAGGCCAAGACGCAGACCGCGCAGAACACGACGCAGCGCTACCTGCAGGTCTCGCACCAGCGCAAGCTCGACGCGTTGACGCGCGTGCTCGAGGTCGAGTCGTTCGACGCGATGATCATCTTCGTCCGCACCAAGTCGGCCACCGAGGAACTCGCCGAGAAGCTGCGCTCCCGTGGGTTCTCCGCGGTGGCCATCAACGGCGACATCGTGCAGGCCCAACGTGAGCGGACCATCGCGTCGCTGCGCAGCGGCAGCCTCGACATCCTCGTGGCGACCGACGTCGCCGCCCGTGGTCTCGACGTCGAACGCATCTCGCACGTCGTCAACTACGACATCCCGCACGACACCGAGTCCTACGTCCACCGCATCGGTCGTACCGGTCGCGCAGGTCGGTCGGGCAACGCGCTGCTGTTCATCACCCCGCGCGAGCGGCATCTGCTGCGGTCGATCGAGAAGGCGACCCGTCAGCCGATCACCGAGATCGGTCTGCCGAGCGTCGACGACGTCAACGCCCAGCGCGTGGCCAAGTTCGGTGAGTCGATCACCGAGAACCTGGGTTCGGACAACATCGCGATGTTCCGTCGTCTGATCGAGAACTACGCGCAGGAGAACGACGTCGCGATGGCCGACATCGCCGCGGCGCTCGCACTCGAGACGCGCGACGGTGGCTTCCTGCTCAGCCCCGATCCGCCGGCGAGCGAGCGGTCGAAGGGGCCGGACCGCCCCGAGCGCAAGCAGCGGGACGGCGGCACCAACTTCGCGACGTACCGCATCGCGGTCGGCAAGAAGGACCGTGTCACCCCGGGTGCCATCGTCGGCGCGATCGCCAACGAGGGCGGTCTGACCCGTGGCGACTTCGGGCACATCAGCATCCGTAACGACTACAGCCTCGTCGAGCTGCCCGATGATCTCGGCCGCGAGACGCTGACGCTGTTGCGCGGGACGAAGATCTCCAACGTCCCGATCAACATCACCCGTGATGAGGGCGGACCGCGTGGTCGGTCGGCCGCACGCAACGGCGGAGGGCGCGGCGGACCGCGCGATTTCGGTGGTCGTCGGGGTGCGCAACCTCGTGTCGCCGGTCGCGGCCGGAGCTGAGACCCGACCGAGACTTCCACCCTCGGCCACCGACGAAACTTTCCCGTAACATCTTGGCGTTGCCCGACGACACACCCGTCACGGGAGTCCGCGCAACATCGTGGTCGTTCGAATCGGCTTCCGCGACAGACAAGATCAATTCGGTAACAGGATCGGTGGAATCCCCGGTGTCAGTGGTGGATCGTATCTCGGCTACAGAAGCGGCCGAGCACACGCAGCAAGGCAGTGCAGTGGTGGTGGACATGCGTCCCCAGGTGGTTCGCCATCAGGGGAGCCTGCCCGGAGCGGTGGTCGTCGAGCCCGCTGACCTCACCGCCGCGTTCACCCCGACCTCGCCGCGCCGTGTCGCGTGCATCCACGATCTGAACATCGAGATCGCGATCGTCTCGGTCCAGGCGCAGGCGCGCCGGATCGCCGAACAGATCGCCGCCCTCGGATACACCAACGTCCGCTATGTCGACGGTGGTTTCCCCGCGTTCCGCTCGGCCCTGCTCGCCGGCTGAACCACCCGGGCTCATCCTTCCGGCACCGCGATCTGCGGTCGCCCACACCCCGGCCGGGTTGTCCAATAGTGTGATCACCCATGAATGTGATGGTCACCGCCCGACCGGGTAGCGTTCTTCTCACACAGGTCGCGTGTCGACCTGAGGTAGACGTGCAGAGCACTCCGACCCTCGACCGGCGATCGTGTGGGTGAAAAGGACCTGATGACCGAACCGATGTCCGGCGACGACC includes these proteins:
- a CDS encoding cytochrome P450 — its product is MSTRTIGAADDTVVLPPGTAMPGLLQGISALRDRRAALMRLRDRVGPDFTIKLPTFGTVVVISEPDEVRQIFKTRPEDLDQIEANLGRVLGPNSLFALEGRRHKDQRKLLVPPFHGRRLAGYESVMVDEASREFAAWPQGRERSVLDPMMSITLNIILRAVFGAQGAEFARLRAVIPPMVELGSKLIVIPVPTWDLGRFSPWGRLNRYRREYDAIVDGLIATAGADPDLADRNDVLAMMVQSRYDDGSAMSNAEISDQLLTLLTAGHETTATTLAWAIERLRRHPAILDRLVAEVDAGVDDLLTAVILEVQRTRPVIDSTFRQVKAPSYALGPWVLPRGQNIMVGIDLVHTDDAVFVDAARFDPDRFLGSRPDPHEWIPFGGGVRRCIGAAFATMELHTVLRTLLTGWTIEPTAAPDESWHSRGVAFAPGSGGRVVVRRRT
- a CDS encoding GAF domain-containing protein, encoding MSERLPERARQGAVVFGSAADVPRRLLASWQRSEEYGVSLDSVEPVFTGTDDLGSLFFECGNEVLMDLHRTLATEPVSMMLTDADGVVLSRMSGDHSLLRALDDVHLAPGFAYSEREVGTNGLGLALADRVPTLVRADQHYAQNLCSFTCAAVPVIEPVSGRLEGSVNLTTWSRSSSELLLALARSAASTTAALMLARTSGRTSRPTPRGRVFRVEVPRLEPGSGTVHSLSDAWNEAVSAAEGAMSTGNVVAAIGEPGAGRSTALAQAARHVHPRDRILSAEAPAPSDLQTWLGLWTPELGKSHTAVIVRDVDSLPIWVADQLAELVVRSRTQSVLPFAMSAERFEDIPPPLAALVDTVVAIPPLRERSADVLPLAHHMATRARGRDVVIAPAAGRALQGFDWPGNVAQLTRVISHATSRADVIDVSGLPHEVLAGSARHLSRIEAFERGEIIRVLATGNPTMADAAHELGMSRATLYRKVGQYNIRVARDR
- a CDS encoding amidohydrolase family protein is translated as MYEKNGEKYFIVDAHVALWDAREENQRNIHGKQFIDCFYDYHRNLSPESEVWDYDDYLYQGGERLMKDLFADGYVDHAIFQPAHLGEFYYKGFGQTDEASELAAEHPDKLTYNHHFDPRNGEQGLDQLRLDAEKYHLKGVKLYTAEWHGDSRGYKLDDPWAYRYFQACRELGIRNIHVHKGPTIRPLDRDAFDVADVDHVASDFTDLNFVVEHCGLPRLEDFCWIATQEPNVHAGLAVAMPFIHSRPKYFAQILGELLYWIGEDRIQFSSDYAIWTPRWLIESFVDFQIPDELGEYPQLTTDQKKKILGLNAAAMYDIPVPAELQVAAADETSVGPRGADEMVGA
- a CDS encoding metal-sulfur cluster assembly factor gives rise to the protein MDDQQRRDSAWHALDVVIDPELDEPITDLGFVRSLEVSADGAVSVHLRLPTSFCAPNFAYLMASDAKDVLTALEWTGSVTVELDDHHDSDIINTGLAADAGYRGTFRHEALDDLSELRETFLRKAHTAAMERCLTAILRCDREFDVSELGAVRLDALPADDITESLLRRRRSIGLSTEADDLVMVDHRGVGYAPDAVPMALRRARSTRISIDGNAHFCRGLLRTRYGDDAVGPRTAGDTPSDTGTFVPLSALTMPA
- a CDS encoding alpha/beta fold hydrolase, with the protein product MTDTSPPRTLRIELPELTITALTWGPDDGPLAIALHGYPDSAWSWRHLGPALAERGYRVVAPFTRGYAPTDIPADGDFHIGALMHDAIGVHHALGGGRDAVLIGHDWGALTANAIGAHRKSPFRAVVSMSVPPVPAMTRSDLDPRTRFGLLRRQARMSWYIFFNQIPVVSERSLDRLIPKLWRDWSPGHDATEDVAHVFDALPTLENRRAALQYYRSVAGPGRPAARYRELHDSWRRAPRVPTLYLHGADDGCMRVELVSSVREILPEGSRVAIIDGAGHFLQVEQPEAVNAAILDFLGG
- a CDS encoding flavin-containing monooxygenase, encoding MTSTQPECVDVVVVGAGLSGVGAAHHVREAFPDGSCVVLEARERIGGTWDLFRYPGVRCDSDMQSLSYRFRPWSSSDSIVSGADIREYIEQTAADDGTDARIRFGHKVIRADFCTETATWTVVALRGHTAVEFTCRFLYLCTGYYDYERGHTPELPGQSEFTGPVVHPQQWPADLDHAGKRVVVIGSGATAITLVPALAETAAHVVMLQRSPTYVMAFPRRDTLDERLGRVIGPRRAAGLTRWKNIAIDTALYHSCKRWPTYMRSVIRKENAAQLPSDFDLDRHFTPRYDPWDQRMCLAPDGDIFAVLSDGRASIVTDVIDEITSDGVALASGEHLDADILVTATGLQMLAFGAIDIAVDGAAVAPSETLTYKGMMLSGVPNLVFTIGYTNASWTLKADLVGEHFRRMVAHMDARGFDHFVPVRPDDMAEEPLLDCEANYILRSIDTFPRAGTRSPWQLGMSYFHDIVALRYARLGDPAMRFARSARASGRIGSVPS